A single window of Inmirania thermothiophila DNA harbors:
- a CDS encoding glycine cleavage system protein R, which produces MKQQLVISALGEDRPGIVEELSHTVLEAGCNVEDSRMTVLGGEFAVLLLVSGNWAGIAKLEDALDRLAAEAGLTLVHKRTAPRPPAADRLPYAVDVVALDHPGIVYQLAHFFSERNINIEDMVTSSYAAAHTGAPMFSVHMVVEIPADTHIAALREEFLDFCDELNLDAVMEPVKG; this is translated from the coding sequence ATGAAGCAGCAGCTCGTCATCTCCGCGCTCGGCGAGGACCGCCCGGGCATCGTCGAGGAGCTCTCGCACACCGTCCTCGAGGCCGGCTGCAACGTCGAGGACAGCCGCATGACCGTGCTCGGGGGCGAGTTCGCGGTGCTGCTGCTGGTCTCGGGCAACTGGGCCGGCATCGCCAAGCTGGAGGACGCCCTCGACCGCCTCGCCGCCGAGGCGGGGCTGACCCTGGTGCACAAGCGCACGGCCCCCCGCCCGCCCGCCGCCGACCGTCTTCCCTATGCGGTGGACGTGGTCGCCCTCGACCATCCGGGCATCGTCTACCAGCTCGCGCACTTCTTCTCGGAGCGCAACATCAACATCGAGGACATGGTGACCAGCAGCTACGCCGCGGCCCACACCGGCGCGCCCATGTTCTCGGTGCACATGGTGGTGGAGATCCCGGCGGACACCCACATCGCGGCGCTGCGCGAGGAGTTCCTCGACTTCTGCGACGAGCTCAACCTCGACGCCGTCATGGAGCCGGTCAAGGGCTGA
- the trmD gene encoding tRNA (guanosine(37)-N1)-methyltransferase TrmD → MRFDVVTLFPEMIRAAAGYGVTGRAVERGLVRLETWNPRDYARDRHRTVDDRPYGGGPGMVMKVEPLRDAIRAARRAAPASPVVLLSPQGRRLDQAGVRELAAQPGLILVCGRYEGIDERLVEAEVDQEWSIGDYVLSGGELAALVVVDAVARLVPGVLGDAESAAQDSYMEGLLDCPHYTRPEEIDGRRVPPVLLSGDHGAIRRWRRKQALGRTWLRRPDLLAGRALDEEARALLEEFIAEHRAGHGEE, encoded by the coding sequence ATGCGCTTCGACGTCGTGACGCTGTTCCCGGAGATGATCCGGGCGGCGGCGGGGTATGGGGTCACCGGGCGCGCCGTGGAGCGGGGTCTGGTCCGGCTCGAGACCTGGAATCCGCGCGACTACGCCCGCGACCGCCACCGCACGGTGGACGACCGGCCGTACGGCGGCGGGCCGGGGATGGTGATGAAGGTGGAGCCGCTGCGCGACGCCATCCGGGCGGCGCGGCGGGCGGCGCCGGCGAGCCCCGTGGTGCTGCTGAGCCCGCAGGGGCGCCGGCTCGACCAGGCCGGGGTGCGGGAGCTGGCCGCGCAGCCGGGGCTGATCCTGGTCTGCGGCCGCTACGAAGGGATCGACGAGCGGCTGGTGGAGGCCGAGGTGGACCAGGAGTGGTCCATCGGCGACTACGTGCTGAGCGGCGGCGAGCTCGCGGCGCTGGTGGTGGTGGACGCCGTGGCGCGGCTGGTCCCGGGGGTGCTGGGCGATGCCGAGTCGGCGGCCCAGGACTCCTACATGGAGGGGCTGCTGGACTGCCCGCACTACACGCGCCCGGAGGAGATCGACGGGCGGCGGGTGCCGCCGGTGCTGCTCTCGGGCGACCACGGGGCGATCCGGCGCTGGCGGCGCAAGCAGGCCCTGGGGCGGACCTGGCTCAGGCGTCCGGACCTCCTGGCGGGGCGGGCGCTGGACGAGGAGGCCCGGGCGCTGCTCGAGGAGTTCATCGCCGAGCATCGGGCAGGGCACGGCGAGGAGTGA
- the bamC gene encoding outer membrane protein assembly factor BamC, whose amino-acid sequence MRPLLAPALALAVAACGGSGYVNERRVDYGQARAMPELEVPPPLAAPDASQAAALPPDAGVAAAYELAGVRVRRAGTYRWLEVEAPPAEVWGRVRAFLTEQGLAIAHEEPALGILETEWAENRASIRGGFLYRILPKLYSTNTRDRYRVRLEPGERPGTTLVFLTHYGAEEVIEGARGNRDIGTGRWVMRPRDPELEAEMLVRLMAALGQPRQAAEAALAAAGDEAVAVEVEGGSLRLGAEPDRAWRLLGLALDRGGFVVEARDAEARTYLVRPAAPVLPGGGGLLARLGLGRGERAQGPYRLAVLSAEGGSRVVITAADGGPAPDEEAAALARRIAGALR is encoded by the coding sequence GTGCGGCCGCTTCTCGCGCCGGCGCTGGCGCTGGCGGTGGCCGCCTGCGGCGGCTCCGGCTACGTCAACGAGCGGCGCGTGGACTACGGCCAGGCGCGGGCCATGCCCGAGCTGGAGGTGCCGCCGCCGCTCGCCGCGCCCGACGCCTCCCAGGCCGCGGCGCTGCCGCCCGATGCCGGGGTCGCCGCCGCCTACGAGCTCGCCGGCGTGCGTGTCCGCCGCGCCGGGACCTACCGCTGGCTGGAGGTGGAGGCCCCGCCCGCGGAGGTCTGGGGCCGGGTGCGCGCCTTCCTCACCGAGCAGGGGCTCGCCATCGCGCACGAGGAGCCGGCGCTCGGGATCCTCGAGACCGAGTGGGCCGAGAACCGCGCCTCGATCCGCGGCGGCTTCCTCTACCGCATCCTGCCCAAGCTCTATTCCACCAACACGCGCGACCGCTACCGGGTCCGCCTCGAGCCCGGCGAGCGTCCCGGCACCACGCTGGTGTTCCTGACCCACTACGGTGCGGAGGAGGTCATCGAGGGGGCGCGCGGCAACCGCGACATCGGCACCGGCCGCTGGGTGATGCGCCCGCGCGACCCCGAGCTCGAGGCGGAGATGCTGGTGCGGCTCATGGCCGCCCTCGGGCAGCCGCGGCAGGCGGCCGAGGCCGCCCTGGCCGCCGCCGGCGACGAGGCCGTGGCGGTCGAGGTCGAGGGCGGGTCGCTGCGCCTCGGGGCCGAGCCCGACCGCGCCTGGCGGCTCCTGGGCCTGGCCCTCGACCGCGGCGGCTTCGTGGTGGAGGCGCGCGATGCCGAGGCCCGCACGTACCTGGTGCGGCCCGCGGCGCCGGTGCTGCCGGGCGGGGGCGGTCTCCTCGCGCGCCTCGGTCTCGGCCGCGGCGAGCGCGCGCAGGGGCCCTATCGGCTCGCGGTGCTGAGCGCCGAGGGCGGATCGCGGGTGGTGATCACGGCCGCCGACGGCGGCCCCGCCCCGGACGAGGAGGCGGCCGCCCTCGCCCGGCGCATCGCCGGCGCCCTGCGCTGA
- a CDS encoding flagellar brake protein has translation MGADLVDRPDVAVQLSPEAGETLPIGIGTPLQVEVKGLAAHLRSRAVGMVPGECVILTEPVLPAGHGPLRAGQELIVRYLYEGTVFAFPGTILAVVPRPLRMLVTTYPKVVAKHRLRADDRVGCRLPGSLVLPDGARVEVIVVDLSRGGCRCLTRAEAPELEPARGEDARLELALPGAAEALAVRCRLRKTEPVADGLALGLRFDPDDVDAQGRLVDFLEALAPPR, from the coding sequence ATGGGCGCCGATCTCGTGGACAGGCCGGATGTCGCCGTGCAGCTCAGCCCCGAGGCCGGGGAAACGCTGCCCATCGGCATCGGCACCCCCCTGCAGGTGGAGGTCAAGGGGCTCGCCGCGCACCTGCGCAGCCGCGCCGTGGGCATGGTCCCGGGCGAGTGCGTGATCCTCACCGAGCCCGTCCTGCCCGCCGGCCACGGGCCGCTGCGGGCGGGGCAGGAGCTCATCGTGCGCTATCTCTACGAGGGCACGGTCTTCGCCTTTCCCGGCACGATCCTGGCGGTGGTGCCGCGGCCCCTGCGGATGCTGGTGACCACCTACCCGAAGGTGGTGGCGAAGCATCGGCTGCGCGCCGACGACCGCGTCGGCTGCCGCCTCCCGGGCAGCCTCGTGCTCCCGGACGGGGCGCGCGTGGAGGTGATCGTGGTGGACCTCAGCCGCGGCGGCTGCCGCTGCCTGACGCGGGCCGAGGCGCCGGAGCTGGAGCCCGCACGGGGCGAGGATGCGCGGCTCGAGCTGGCGCTGCCCGGTGCCGCCGAGGCGCTCGCCGTGCGCTGCCGGCTCCGCAAGACCGAGCCCGTGGCCGACGGCCTCGCCCTGGGGCTGCGCTTCGACCCCGACGACGTCGATGCCCAGGGGCGGCTGGTGGACTTCCTTGAGGCCCTCGCCCCGCCCCGCTGA
- the dapA gene encoding 4-hydroxy-tetrahydrodipicolinate synthase produces the protein MFRGSMVALVTPMREDGSVDYDALRRLVEFHIEQGTDAIVSVGTTGESATLSMEEHVEVIRRTVDLVRGRIPVIAGTGSNSTAEAIELTREAMEAGADACLLVTPYYNKPTQEGLYRHFRAVAEAVPIPQILYNVPGRTACDLLPETVERLSHISNIVGIKEATGSIERGREIMARCGDRLDVYSGDDATAAELMLAGAKGDISVTANVAPAAMHALCEAALAGDAERARELDARLAPLHKALFVESNPIPVKWAVHELGLIPPGIRLPLTWLSEAHHETVREAMREAGVL, from the coding sequence ATGTTTCGCGGCAGCATGGTCGCTCTGGTCACGCCCATGCGGGAGGACGGCAGCGTCGATTACGACGCCCTGCGCCGGCTGGTGGAGTTCCACATCGAGCAGGGCACGGACGCCATCGTCTCGGTGGGCACCACCGGGGAGTCGGCGACCCTCTCCATGGAGGAGCACGTGGAGGTGATCCGCCGCACCGTGGACCTCGTGCGGGGGCGGATCCCGGTCATCGCCGGCACCGGCTCCAATTCCACCGCCGAGGCCATCGAGCTCACGCGCGAGGCGATGGAGGCGGGGGCCGATGCCTGCCTGCTGGTCACGCCCTATTACAACAAGCCCACCCAGGAGGGGCTCTACCGCCACTTCCGCGCCGTCGCCGAGGCGGTACCCATCCCGCAGATCCTCTACAACGTGCCCGGGCGCACCGCCTGCGACCTGCTGCCCGAGACCGTGGAGCGGCTGTCCCACATCTCCAACATCGTCGGCATCAAGGAGGCCACGGGCAGCATCGAGCGCGGGCGCGAGATCATGGCCCGCTGCGGCGACCGCCTCGACGTCTACAGCGGCGACGACGCCACCGCGGCCGAGCTCATGCTCGCGGGCGCCAAGGGCGACATCTCGGTCACCGCCAACGTCGCCCCCGCGGCCATGCACGCGCTCTGCGAGGCGGCGCTCGCCGGGGACGCCGAGCGGGCGCGGGAGCTCGACGCCCGCCTCGCGCCCCTGCACAAGGCGCTCTTCGTCGAATCCAACCCCATCCCCGTGAAATGGGCCGTGCACGAGCTCGGCCTCATCCCGCCCGGGATCCGGCTGCCGCTCACCTGGCTGTCCGAGGCGCATCACGAGACCGTGCGCGAGGCCATGCGCGAGGCCGGCGTCCTGTGA
- a CDS encoding methylated-DNA--[protein]-cysteine S-methyltransferase codes for MAAAGPFDAVMAAPFGRIGIRVDALGVREVVFLPEEVPPHAPRSPMAARAVDEIGRYLADPRHRPEVPWRVDGTPFRRRVWAALVAIPPGRAVTYGALARALGSAPRAVGQACRANPVPLLVPCHRAVAARGPGGFAGARGGAAVAVKRWLLAHEGVALAP; via the coding sequence ATGGCGGCGGCGGGACCCTTCGACGCGGTGATGGCGGCACCCTTCGGGCGGATCGGGATCCGCGTCGATGCGCTCGGGGTGCGTGAGGTGGTGTTCCTGCCGGAGGAGGTGCCGCCGCACGCGCCGCGCAGCCCCATGGCGGCCCGTGCGGTGGACGAGATCGGGCGCTACCTCGCCGATCCCCGCCACCGCCCGGAGGTGCCGTGGCGGGTCGATGGGACGCCGTTCCGCCGCCGCGTCTGGGCGGCGCTGGTGGCGATCCCGCCGGGGCGGGCGGTGACCTACGGCGCCCTCGCCCGCGCCCTGGGCAGCGCCCCGCGGGCCGTGGGCCAGGCCTGCCGCGCCAATCCGGTGCCGCTGCTGGTGCCCTGCCATCGGGCGGTGGCGGCGCGGGGGCCGGGGGGCTTTGCCGGCGCGCGCGGCGGCGCGGCGGTCGCGGTCAAGCGCTGGCTGCTGGCGCACGAGGGGGTGGCGCTTGCGCCCTGA
- a CDS encoding MBL fold metallo-hydrolase, translated as MRFAILGSGSRGNAVVVEAGGTRVLIDCGFTAAETERRLARLGLAAEGLDAILLTHEHGDHVAGAGPLARRHGLPVWCTPGTRLGAGLEGVEVCTVVPEETFAVGALQVRSYVVPHDGRETVQYLLGDGAATLGIVTDAGSVTPHMEAVLDGCDGLVLECNHDERLLAEGPYPPPLKRRIRSDWGHLSNRQAAALLARLDHHRLRHVVAAHLSETNNTPGHARAALAAVLGCRPEEVDVAEQARGLGWRALAP; from the coding sequence GTGCGCTTCGCCATCCTCGGCAGCGGCAGCCGCGGCAACGCCGTCGTCGTGGAGGCGGGCGGCACCCGGGTGCTGATCGACTGCGGCTTCACCGCCGCCGAGACCGAGCGGCGCCTGGCGCGGCTGGGTCTCGCCGCGGAGGGGCTCGACGCCATCCTCCTCACCCACGAGCACGGCGACCACGTCGCCGGGGCGGGGCCGCTGGCGCGGCGCCACGGCCTGCCGGTCTGGTGCACGCCCGGCACCCGCCTGGGGGCGGGGCTCGAGGGCGTCGAGGTGTGCACCGTGGTCCCCGAGGAGACCTTCGCCGTGGGGGCGCTGCAGGTGCGAAGCTACGTCGTCCCCCACGACGGGCGGGAGACCGTCCAGTACCTCCTCGGCGACGGCGCGGCGACGCTGGGGATCGTCACCGACGCCGGCAGCGTCACCCCGCACATGGAGGCGGTCCTCGACGGCTGTGACGGGCTCGTCCTCGAGTGCAACCACGACGAGCGGCTGCTCGCCGAGGGCCCCTATCCGCCGCCGCTCAAGCGGCGCATCCGCAGCGACTGGGGGCACCTCAGCAACCGCCAGGCGGCGGCGCTGCTGGCGCGCCTCGACCACCACCGGCTCCGGCACGTGGTGGCGGCGCACCTCAGCGAGACCAACAACACGCCGGGGCACGCCCGCGCGGCGCTGGCCGCGGTCCTGGGCTGCCGGCCCGAGGAGGTGGATGTGGCCGAGCAGGCGCGGGGCCTCGGCTGGCGCGCCCTCGCGCCCTGA
- a CDS encoding DsbC family protein, which translates to MAASLRMLFAGAALALAAGLPVRAEEAALAAVRAHLARILPDRSPDRVAASPVPGLYEAVYGTDVFYITADGRYVLQGDLIDLEARANLTEQARAGQRRALIEQVPESEMIVYGPADARHTVTVFTDIDCPYCRRLHAQMAEYNRLGIRIRYLAFPRAGIGSESYRKAVAVWCAQDRRAAMTEAKQGRPVPERTCDDPVARHYRLGRQVGVTGTPALVREDGRMIPGYVPPQRLLEILERG; encoded by the coding sequence ATGGCTGCAAGCCTTCGCATGCTGTTCGCGGGCGCCGCGCTAGCGCTGGCGGCGGGTCTGCCGGTGCGCGCCGAGGAGGCGGCGCTCGCCGCGGTGCGGGCGCATCTCGCCCGCATCCTCCCGGACCGCAGCCCCGACCGGGTCGCGGCGAGCCCCGTGCCGGGCCTCTACGAGGCGGTCTACGGCACCGACGTCTTCTACATCACCGCCGACGGCCGCTATGTGCTCCAGGGCGACCTCATCGACCTCGAGGCGCGGGCGAACCTCACCGAGCAGGCGCGGGCCGGGCAGCGCAGGGCCCTCATCGAGCAGGTCCCGGAGTCGGAGATGATCGTCTACGGGCCCGCCGACGCCCGCCACACCGTCACCGTCTTCACCGACATCGACTGCCCCTACTGCCGCCGACTCCACGCGCAGATGGCCGAATACAACCGCCTCGGCATCCGCATCCGCTATCTCGCCTTCCCGCGCGCCGGCATCGGCTCCGAGTCCTACCGCAAGGCGGTGGCGGTGTGGTGTGCGCAGGACCGGCGCGCGGCCATGACCGAGGCCAAGCAGGGACGGCCGGTGCCGGAGCGCACGTGCGACGACCCCGTGGCGCGCCACTACCGGCTCGGCCGCCAGGTGGGGGTCACCGGGACGCCCGCGCTGGTGCGCGAGGACGGGCGCATGATCCCCGGCTACGTGCCGCCGCAGCGCCTGCTGGAGATCCTCGAGCGGGGCTGA
- the rplS gene encoding 50S ribosomal protein L19 produces the protein MANIIEELEREQMQREIPEFGPGDTVVVEVKVKEGRNERIQAFEGVVIAKRNRGLNSAFTVRKISHGEGVERVFPTYSPNIHAIKVKRRGDVRRAKLYYLRGRTGRAARIKEKR, from the coding sequence ATGGCGAACATCATCGAGGAGCTCGAGCGCGAGCAGATGCAGCGGGAGATCCCGGAGTTCGGGCCCGGCGACACCGTGGTGGTGGAGGTCAAGGTCAAGGAGGGGCGCAACGAGCGCATCCAGGCCTTCGAGGGTGTGGTCATCGCCAAGCGCAACCGCGGCCTCAACTCCGCCTTCACCGTGCGCAAGATCTCCCACGGCGAGGGCGTCGAGCGCGTCTTCCCCACCTACAGCCCCAACATCCACGCCATCAAGGTCAAGCGCCGCGGCGACGTCCGCCGGGCCAAGCTCTACTACCTGCGCGGCCGCACCGGGCGGGCGGCGAGGATCAAGGAGAAGCGGTGA
- the rimM gene encoding ribosome maturation factor RimM (Essential for efficient processing of 16S rRNA), translating into MAAAPEAEGERLVVLGRVSGLYGVRGWVRVYSYTEPREGILRYDPWYLGHGGRWRRMDLVGGRRHGKGVVAALAGVADRDAAAALMGAQIAVRRSQLPPPAEGEYYWADLIGLEVRTVEGTPLGKVADLMETGANDVLVVRGERERLIPFLPGQVVRRVDVAGGLLEVDWDPGF; encoded by the coding sequence GTGGCGGCGGCGCCGGAGGCGGAGGGCGAGCGGCTGGTGGTGCTGGGCCGCGTGAGCGGCCTCTACGGGGTGCGCGGCTGGGTGCGGGTCTATTCCTACACCGAGCCGCGCGAGGGCATCCTCCGCTACGACCCCTGGTATCTGGGGCACGGCGGGCGGTGGCGGCGGATGGACCTCGTCGGCGGGCGGCGCCACGGCAAGGGCGTGGTGGCGGCGCTGGCGGGGGTGGCGGACCGCGATGCGGCGGCCGCCCTCATGGGGGCGCAGATCGCGGTGCGGCGCTCGCAGCTTCCGCCGCCGGCCGAGGGCGAGTACTACTGGGCCGATCTCATCGGCCTGGAGGTGCGCACGGTGGAGGGGACGCCCCTGGGGAAGGTGGCCGACCTCATGGAGACCGGCGCCAACGACGTGCTGGTGGTGCGGGGCGAGCGCGAGCGGCTGATCCCGTTCCTGCCGGGGCAGGTGGTGCGGCGGGTGGACGTCGCCGGCGGGCTGCTGGAGGTGGACTGGGATCCCGGCTTCTAG
- the xerD gene encoding site-specific tyrosine recombinase XerD — protein sequence MRPEDGELLDRFLDALWSERGLSERTLAAYRSDLAAFARWLGGRGLLAARREDVLRYLAHRHAAGARPRTGARLLSALRRFYRHQVREGRLDEDPTARIDGPRIGRPLPALLSEAEVERLLEAPDVADPLGLRDRAMLEVLYATGLRVSELVGLALHQVALREGWVRIVGKGAKERLVPLGEHAVDWLERYLREARPLLVRADRLTSLVFLSRSGRPLSRQAFWQRLRGYGLQAGIRRPFSPHTLRHAFATHLLDHGADLRSVQMLLGHASLSATQIYTHVARARLRELHRRHHPRG from the coding sequence TTGCGCCCTGAGGACGGCGAGCTGCTCGACCGCTTCCTCGACGCGCTCTGGAGCGAGCGGGGGCTGTCCGAGCGCACGTTGGCCGCCTACCGCAGCGACCTCGCCGCCTTCGCCCGCTGGCTCGGCGGGCGCGGCCTGCTCGCCGCCCGGCGCGAGGACGTCCTGCGCTACCTCGCCCACCGTCATGCCGCCGGGGCCCGCCCGCGCACCGGGGCCCGGCTCCTGAGCGCCCTGCGCCGCTTCTACCGCCACCAGGTGCGCGAGGGCCGCCTCGACGAGGACCCCACGGCGCGCATCGACGGCCCCCGCATCGGCCGCCCCCTGCCGGCCCTGCTCAGCGAGGCCGAGGTGGAAAGGCTCCTGGAGGCGCCCGACGTCGCCGACCCCCTGGGGCTTCGCGACCGCGCCATGCTGGAGGTGCTCTACGCCACGGGGCTGCGGGTGAGCGAGCTGGTGGGGCTCGCCCTCCACCAGGTGGCCCTGCGCGAGGGCTGGGTGCGCATCGTCGGCAAGGGGGCCAAGGAGCGCCTCGTCCCGCTGGGCGAGCACGCGGTGGACTGGCTCGAGCGCTACCTGCGCGAGGCGCGGCCGCTGCTGGTGAGGGCGGACCGGCTCACGAGCCTCGTCTTCCTCTCGCGCAGCGGCCGCCCGCTCAGCCGCCAGGCCTTCTGGCAGCGCCTGCGCGGCTACGGGCTGCAGGCCGGCATCCGGCGACCCTTCTCGCCCCACACCCTGCGCCACGCCTTCGCCACCCACCTGCTGGACCACGGCGCGGATCTCCGCTCGGTGCAGATGCTGCTGGGGCATGCGAGCCTCAGCGCCACCCAGATCTACACCCACGTGGCGCGGGCGCGCCTGCGCGAGCTGCACCGCCGCCACCATCCCCGCGGCTGA
- the rpsP gene encoding 30S ribosomal protein S16, giving the protein MVTIRLARAGAKKRPFYHIVVTDSRNPRDGRFIERLGFYNPIAAEGEEPLRVDQARVEHWLGRGAQVSERVAQLLRRARKAQEQAA; this is encoded by the coding sequence ATGGTGACGATTCGTCTTGCGCGCGCGGGGGCCAAGAAGCGGCCCTTCTACCACATCGTGGTCACCGACAGCCGGAATCCGCGCGACGGCCGCTTCATCGAGCGCCTGGGGTTCTACAACCCCATCGCCGCGGAGGGCGAGGAGCCGCTGCGGGTGGATCAGGCGCGGGTGGAGCACTGGCTCGGCCGCGGCGCCCAGGTCAGCGAGCGCGTGGCGCAGCTGCTGCGGCGGGCGCGGAAGGCGCAGGAGCAGGCCGCCTGA